One window of Salvelinus fontinalis isolate EN_2023a chromosome 19, ASM2944872v1, whole genome shotgun sequence genomic DNA carries:
- the LOC129816384 gene encoding integrin beta-2-like isoform X1, with product MTLEMYPCVSLLLLLMGRGAIPLVLSQEVKVCSKTVINSCNDCIKSGAYCTWCKQLNFIKPGEQEAARCDTWAQLVERGCMEGDIISPDNTFSFSKNVALSNTALDKEEPIQLRPQEVNLKLRPGLPHTFTLDFQRVEGYPVDLYYLMDLSYSMEDDLRSIKTLGNELFNALQGITKKGRIGFGSFVDKTVLPFTNTNPEKLNKPCAEAEMYCQPAFGYRHVLSMTENKAEFESKVNQQRISGNLDSPEGTLDAIMQAAVCGDRIGWRNSSTRLIVLTTDDGFHMAGDGKLAGILEPNDERCYMDNNLYSKSNEMDYPSVGQVANQLEKNNIQPIFAVTKNMENVYRELSKMIPKSEVGVLSADSHNVVELIKNAYNRLSSKVTVTHDALPDNVRVTYTPLCPEGGPSRDKGVCNNVRVGQMVSFNVTVTADECMDSEMSFLIGPLGMKDKLKVSLSTLCKCKCDDRVLAEHPYCNRKGQVNCGMCSCQASFVGQKCECSIGAKDESSLRAACRKDNGTECEGRGDCVCGICQCHTLQGGSTYYGTHCECENESCEKFQNKLCGGNGKCRCKNCECNPGYEGTACQCKKSDEQCRTPSGSVCSGRGTCQCNQCKCIEGYQRPYCLTCPACQTPCITKGKCIECLGFQTGPFSKNCSQACTSINEFKMVETLPPGKPCDVRDVESCRVFFTVKQLDGEDTYTAQILKTRECPKLPNIYAIIGGSIAGVTVIGILILILIKVLFHMKDLKEYRKFMNDAQKTKWSENKNPIFQEATTTVANPTFSGE from the exons ATGACTCTT GAAATGTATCCGTGTGTGTCTCTCCTGCTCCTGCTGATGGGCAGAGGTG CCATTCCCCTAGTGCTCTCCCAGGAGGTGAAAGTATGTTCCAAAACAGTGATCAACTCCTGCAATGACTGCATCAAATCAGGAGCGTACTGCACATGGTGCAAACAACTG AATTTCATCAAACCAGGGGAGCAGGAAGCAGCTCGCTGTGACACCTGGGCTCAGCTAGTAGAAAGGGGCTGCATGGAAGGAGACATCATATCTCCCGACAATACCTTTTCTTTTTCTAAGAACGTCGCCCTGTCCAACACTGCATTGGACAAGGAGGAACCCATCCAGCTCCGTCCTCAGGAGGTCAATCTGAAGCTCAGACCAG GACTGCCTCATACGTTCACGCTGGACTTTCAGAGAGTGGAGGGCTATCCTGTTGATCTCTACTACCTGATGGATCTCTCCTACTCCATGGAGGATGATTTGAGGAGCATCAAGACTCTGGGAAATGAACTGTTTAATGCTCTGCAAGGCATCACAAAAAAAGGACGAATCG GTTTTGGCTCTTTTGTAGACAAGACTGTCCTGCCGTTCACTAACACCAACCCGGAGAAGCTGAATAAGCCATGTGCCGAAGCAGAGATGTACTGCCAACCTGCTTTTGGCTACAGACATGTTCTTAGCATGACGGAAAACAAAGCTGAGTTTGAGAGCAAAGTCAACCAGCAGCGCATCTCTGGGAACTTAGACTCCCCCGAAGGGACACTGGACGCCATCATGCAGGCTGCAGTCTGTGGG GACAGGATTGGCTGGAGGAATAGCAGCACTCGGCTTATCGTCCTGACCACCGACGATGGCTTCCACATGGCAGGGGATGGCAAGCTGGCTGGCATACTGGAGCCCAATGACGAGAGATGTTACATGGACAATAACCTGTACAGCAAGAGCAATGAAATG GACTACCCATCTGTTGGTCAAGTGGCTAATCAGTTAGAGAAGAACAACATTCAGCCAATCTTTGCTGTGACGAAGAACATGGAGAATGTATACAGG GAACTCAGTAAAATGATCCCCAAGTCTGAGGTGGGAGTGTTGTCAGCTGACTCCCATAATGTCGTTGAACTGATCAAAAATGCCTACAAT AGGCTCTCCTCCAAAGTGACGGTGACTCATGATGCTCTCCCTGACAACGTGAGAGTCACTTACACTCCGCTCTGTCCTGAAGGGGGACCCTCAAGGGACAAAGGAGTGTGTAACAATGTGAGAGTGGGACAGATG GTGtctttcaatgtaacagtgacagCGGATGAATGTATGGACAGTGAAATGTCTTTCCTGATTGGTCCGTTGGGTATGAAGGACAAGCTGAAAGTGAGCTTGTCGACTCTCTGCAAGTGTAAGTGTGATGACCGTGTGCTGGCCGAACACCCGTACTGCAATAGGAAGGGCCAAGTCAACTGTGGCATGTGCAG TTGCCAAGCCAGCTTCGTGGGCCAGAAGTGTGAGTGCTCCATCGGGGCGAAGGACGAGAGCTCTCTGAGAGCGGCGTGCCGGAAGGACAACGGCACGGAGTGTGAAGGACgaggggactgtgtgtgtggcatttgccAGTGCCACACCTTACAAGGCGGCAGCACCTACTACGGCACGCACTGCGAGTGTGAAAACGAGAGCTGCGAGAAGTTTCAGAACAAACTGTGTGGAG GGAACGGAAAATGCCGTTGCAAAAATTGCGAATGCAACCCCGGGTACGAGGGCACCGCCTGCCAATGCAAGAAGTCGGACGAGCAGTGTCGCACACCAAGCGGGAGTGTGTGCAGCGGCAGGGGCACATGCCAGTGTAACCAGTGCAAGTGTATTGAGGGCTACCAGCGGCCCTACTGTCTGACCTGTCCCGCCTGCCAAACCCCCTGTATAACCAAGGG GAAATGCATTGAGTGTCTGGGCTTTCAGACAGgcccattcagtaagaactgCTCCCAGGCCTGTACGAGTATTAATGAATTCAAGATGGTGGAGACGTTGCCACCTGGTAAGCCTTGTGATGTTAGGGATGTGGAGAGCTGCCGGGTGTTCTTTACCGTTAAACAGTTGGACGGAGAGGACACCTACACCGCCCAAATACTAAAGACCAGAG AGTGTCCCAAGTTGCCAAACATCTATGCCATCATTGGAGGCTCCATCGCAGGCGTGACTGTCATCGGAATCCTGATCCTGATCCTCATCAAAGTCCTCTTCCACATGAAAGACCTGAAGGAGTACCGCAAGTTTATGAATGATGCGCAGAAGACCAAGTGGTCGGAG AATAAGAATCCAATATTCCAGGAGGCAACCACCACCGTGGCTAACCCTACCTTTAGTGGAGAATAA
- the LOC129816384 gene encoding integrin beta-2-like isoform X2 — protein MTLEMYPCVSLLLLLMGRAIPLVLSQEVKVCSKTVINSCNDCIKSGAYCTWCKQLNFIKPGEQEAARCDTWAQLVERGCMEGDIISPDNTFSFSKNVALSNTALDKEEPIQLRPQEVNLKLRPGLPHTFTLDFQRVEGYPVDLYYLMDLSYSMEDDLRSIKTLGNELFNALQGITKKGRIGFGSFVDKTVLPFTNTNPEKLNKPCAEAEMYCQPAFGYRHVLSMTENKAEFESKVNQQRISGNLDSPEGTLDAIMQAAVCGDRIGWRNSSTRLIVLTTDDGFHMAGDGKLAGILEPNDERCYMDNNLYSKSNEMDYPSVGQVANQLEKNNIQPIFAVTKNMENVYRELSKMIPKSEVGVLSADSHNVVELIKNAYNRLSSKVTVTHDALPDNVRVTYTPLCPEGGPSRDKGVCNNVRVGQMVSFNVTVTADECMDSEMSFLIGPLGMKDKLKVSLSTLCKCKCDDRVLAEHPYCNRKGQVNCGMCSCQASFVGQKCECSIGAKDESSLRAACRKDNGTECEGRGDCVCGICQCHTLQGGSTYYGTHCECENESCEKFQNKLCGGNGKCRCKNCECNPGYEGTACQCKKSDEQCRTPSGSVCSGRGTCQCNQCKCIEGYQRPYCLTCPACQTPCITKGKCIECLGFQTGPFSKNCSQACTSINEFKMVETLPPGKPCDVRDVESCRVFFTVKQLDGEDTYTAQILKTRECPKLPNIYAIIGGSIAGVTVIGILILILIKVLFHMKDLKEYRKFMNDAQKTKWSENKNPIFQEATTTVANPTFSGE, from the exons ATGACTCTT GAAATGTATCCGTGTGTGTCTCTCCTGCTCCTGCTGATGGGCAGAG CCATTCCCCTAGTGCTCTCCCAGGAGGTGAAAGTATGTTCCAAAACAGTGATCAACTCCTGCAATGACTGCATCAAATCAGGAGCGTACTGCACATGGTGCAAACAACTG AATTTCATCAAACCAGGGGAGCAGGAAGCAGCTCGCTGTGACACCTGGGCTCAGCTAGTAGAAAGGGGCTGCATGGAAGGAGACATCATATCTCCCGACAATACCTTTTCTTTTTCTAAGAACGTCGCCCTGTCCAACACTGCATTGGACAAGGAGGAACCCATCCAGCTCCGTCCTCAGGAGGTCAATCTGAAGCTCAGACCAG GACTGCCTCATACGTTCACGCTGGACTTTCAGAGAGTGGAGGGCTATCCTGTTGATCTCTACTACCTGATGGATCTCTCCTACTCCATGGAGGATGATTTGAGGAGCATCAAGACTCTGGGAAATGAACTGTTTAATGCTCTGCAAGGCATCACAAAAAAAGGACGAATCG GTTTTGGCTCTTTTGTAGACAAGACTGTCCTGCCGTTCACTAACACCAACCCGGAGAAGCTGAATAAGCCATGTGCCGAAGCAGAGATGTACTGCCAACCTGCTTTTGGCTACAGACATGTTCTTAGCATGACGGAAAACAAAGCTGAGTTTGAGAGCAAAGTCAACCAGCAGCGCATCTCTGGGAACTTAGACTCCCCCGAAGGGACACTGGACGCCATCATGCAGGCTGCAGTCTGTGGG GACAGGATTGGCTGGAGGAATAGCAGCACTCGGCTTATCGTCCTGACCACCGACGATGGCTTCCACATGGCAGGGGATGGCAAGCTGGCTGGCATACTGGAGCCCAATGACGAGAGATGTTACATGGACAATAACCTGTACAGCAAGAGCAATGAAATG GACTACCCATCTGTTGGTCAAGTGGCTAATCAGTTAGAGAAGAACAACATTCAGCCAATCTTTGCTGTGACGAAGAACATGGAGAATGTATACAGG GAACTCAGTAAAATGATCCCCAAGTCTGAGGTGGGAGTGTTGTCAGCTGACTCCCATAATGTCGTTGAACTGATCAAAAATGCCTACAAT AGGCTCTCCTCCAAAGTGACGGTGACTCATGATGCTCTCCCTGACAACGTGAGAGTCACTTACACTCCGCTCTGTCCTGAAGGGGGACCCTCAAGGGACAAAGGAGTGTGTAACAATGTGAGAGTGGGACAGATG GTGtctttcaatgtaacagtgacagCGGATGAATGTATGGACAGTGAAATGTCTTTCCTGATTGGTCCGTTGGGTATGAAGGACAAGCTGAAAGTGAGCTTGTCGACTCTCTGCAAGTGTAAGTGTGATGACCGTGTGCTGGCCGAACACCCGTACTGCAATAGGAAGGGCCAAGTCAACTGTGGCATGTGCAG TTGCCAAGCCAGCTTCGTGGGCCAGAAGTGTGAGTGCTCCATCGGGGCGAAGGACGAGAGCTCTCTGAGAGCGGCGTGCCGGAAGGACAACGGCACGGAGTGTGAAGGACgaggggactgtgtgtgtggcatttgccAGTGCCACACCTTACAAGGCGGCAGCACCTACTACGGCACGCACTGCGAGTGTGAAAACGAGAGCTGCGAGAAGTTTCAGAACAAACTGTGTGGAG GGAACGGAAAATGCCGTTGCAAAAATTGCGAATGCAACCCCGGGTACGAGGGCACCGCCTGCCAATGCAAGAAGTCGGACGAGCAGTGTCGCACACCAAGCGGGAGTGTGTGCAGCGGCAGGGGCACATGCCAGTGTAACCAGTGCAAGTGTATTGAGGGCTACCAGCGGCCCTACTGTCTGACCTGTCCCGCCTGCCAAACCCCCTGTATAACCAAGGG GAAATGCATTGAGTGTCTGGGCTTTCAGACAGgcccattcagtaagaactgCTCCCAGGCCTGTACGAGTATTAATGAATTCAAGATGGTGGAGACGTTGCCACCTGGTAAGCCTTGTGATGTTAGGGATGTGGAGAGCTGCCGGGTGTTCTTTACCGTTAAACAGTTGGACGGAGAGGACACCTACACCGCCCAAATACTAAAGACCAGAG AGTGTCCCAAGTTGCCAAACATCTATGCCATCATTGGAGGCTCCATCGCAGGCGTGACTGTCATCGGAATCCTGATCCTGATCCTCATCAAAGTCCTCTTCCACATGAAAGACCTGAAGGAGTACCGCAAGTTTATGAATGATGCGCAGAAGACCAAGTGGTCGGAG AATAAGAATCCAATATTCCAGGAGGCAACCACCACCGTGGCTAACCCTACCTTTAGTGGAGAATAA
- the LOC129816384 gene encoding integrin beta-2-like isoform X3, whose product MTLNFIKPGEQEAARCDTWAQLVERGCMEGDIISPDNTFSFSKNVALSNTALDKEEPIQLRPQEVNLKLRPGLPHTFTLDFQRVEGYPVDLYYLMDLSYSMEDDLRSIKTLGNELFNALQGITKKGRIGFGSFVDKTVLPFTNTNPEKLNKPCAEAEMYCQPAFGYRHVLSMTENKAEFESKVNQQRISGNLDSPEGTLDAIMQAAVCGDRIGWRNSSTRLIVLTTDDGFHMAGDGKLAGILEPNDERCYMDNNLYSKSNEMDYPSVGQVANQLEKNNIQPIFAVTKNMENVYRELSKMIPKSEVGVLSADSHNVVELIKNAYNRLSSKVTVTHDALPDNVRVTYTPLCPEGGPSRDKGVCNNVRVGQMVSFNVTVTADECMDSEMSFLIGPLGMKDKLKVSLSTLCKCKCDDRVLAEHPYCNRKGQVNCGMCSCQASFVGQKCECSIGAKDESSLRAACRKDNGTECEGRGDCVCGICQCHTLQGGSTYYGTHCECENESCEKFQNKLCGGNGKCRCKNCECNPGYEGTACQCKKSDEQCRTPSGSVCSGRGTCQCNQCKCIEGYQRPYCLTCPACQTPCITKGKCIECLGFQTGPFSKNCSQACTSINEFKMVETLPPGKPCDVRDVESCRVFFTVKQLDGEDTYTAQILKTRECPKLPNIYAIIGGSIAGVTVIGILILILIKVLFHMKDLKEYRKFMNDAQKTKWSENKNPIFQEATTTVANPTFSGE is encoded by the exons ATGACTCTT AATTTCATCAAACCAGGGGAGCAGGAAGCAGCTCGCTGTGACACCTGGGCTCAGCTAGTAGAAAGGGGCTGCATGGAAGGAGACATCATATCTCCCGACAATACCTTTTCTTTTTCTAAGAACGTCGCCCTGTCCAACACTGCATTGGACAAGGAGGAACCCATCCAGCTCCGTCCTCAGGAGGTCAATCTGAAGCTCAGACCAG GACTGCCTCATACGTTCACGCTGGACTTTCAGAGAGTGGAGGGCTATCCTGTTGATCTCTACTACCTGATGGATCTCTCCTACTCCATGGAGGATGATTTGAGGAGCATCAAGACTCTGGGAAATGAACTGTTTAATGCTCTGCAAGGCATCACAAAAAAAGGACGAATCG GTTTTGGCTCTTTTGTAGACAAGACTGTCCTGCCGTTCACTAACACCAACCCGGAGAAGCTGAATAAGCCATGTGCCGAAGCAGAGATGTACTGCCAACCTGCTTTTGGCTACAGACATGTTCTTAGCATGACGGAAAACAAAGCTGAGTTTGAGAGCAAAGTCAACCAGCAGCGCATCTCTGGGAACTTAGACTCCCCCGAAGGGACACTGGACGCCATCATGCAGGCTGCAGTCTGTGGG GACAGGATTGGCTGGAGGAATAGCAGCACTCGGCTTATCGTCCTGACCACCGACGATGGCTTCCACATGGCAGGGGATGGCAAGCTGGCTGGCATACTGGAGCCCAATGACGAGAGATGTTACATGGACAATAACCTGTACAGCAAGAGCAATGAAATG GACTACCCATCTGTTGGTCAAGTGGCTAATCAGTTAGAGAAGAACAACATTCAGCCAATCTTTGCTGTGACGAAGAACATGGAGAATGTATACAGG GAACTCAGTAAAATGATCCCCAAGTCTGAGGTGGGAGTGTTGTCAGCTGACTCCCATAATGTCGTTGAACTGATCAAAAATGCCTACAAT AGGCTCTCCTCCAAAGTGACGGTGACTCATGATGCTCTCCCTGACAACGTGAGAGTCACTTACACTCCGCTCTGTCCTGAAGGGGGACCCTCAAGGGACAAAGGAGTGTGTAACAATGTGAGAGTGGGACAGATG GTGtctttcaatgtaacagtgacagCGGATGAATGTATGGACAGTGAAATGTCTTTCCTGATTGGTCCGTTGGGTATGAAGGACAAGCTGAAAGTGAGCTTGTCGACTCTCTGCAAGTGTAAGTGTGATGACCGTGTGCTGGCCGAACACCCGTACTGCAATAGGAAGGGCCAAGTCAACTGTGGCATGTGCAG TTGCCAAGCCAGCTTCGTGGGCCAGAAGTGTGAGTGCTCCATCGGGGCGAAGGACGAGAGCTCTCTGAGAGCGGCGTGCCGGAAGGACAACGGCACGGAGTGTGAAGGACgaggggactgtgtgtgtggcatttgccAGTGCCACACCTTACAAGGCGGCAGCACCTACTACGGCACGCACTGCGAGTGTGAAAACGAGAGCTGCGAGAAGTTTCAGAACAAACTGTGTGGAG GGAACGGAAAATGCCGTTGCAAAAATTGCGAATGCAACCCCGGGTACGAGGGCACCGCCTGCCAATGCAAGAAGTCGGACGAGCAGTGTCGCACACCAAGCGGGAGTGTGTGCAGCGGCAGGGGCACATGCCAGTGTAACCAGTGCAAGTGTATTGAGGGCTACCAGCGGCCCTACTGTCTGACCTGTCCCGCCTGCCAAACCCCCTGTATAACCAAGGG GAAATGCATTGAGTGTCTGGGCTTTCAGACAGgcccattcagtaagaactgCTCCCAGGCCTGTACGAGTATTAATGAATTCAAGATGGTGGAGACGTTGCCACCTGGTAAGCCTTGTGATGTTAGGGATGTGGAGAGCTGCCGGGTGTTCTTTACCGTTAAACAGTTGGACGGAGAGGACACCTACACCGCCCAAATACTAAAGACCAGAG AGTGTCCCAAGTTGCCAAACATCTATGCCATCATTGGAGGCTCCATCGCAGGCGTGACTGTCATCGGAATCCTGATCCTGATCCTCATCAAAGTCCTCTTCCACATGAAAGACCTGAAGGAGTACCGCAAGTTTATGAATGATGCGCAGAAGACCAAGTGGTCGGAG AATAAGAATCCAATATTCCAGGAGGCAACCACCACCGTGGCTAACCCTACCTTTAGTGGAGAATAA